Proteins found in one Methanospirillum hungatei JF-1 genomic segment:
- a CDS encoding ATP-binding protein gives MDRRIQAVLDRQNPWWFGRTYNTGQNRLGSYPELIRYLDAREILFIQGVRRSGKSTMMFQMVEHLIHQGTDPDSILYINLDEPLFTGWMHDPGFLNELIEEYLEKINKPHYFIFIDEIQNYEEWVGSIKVSYDTKPQIKWTLTSSTSSLLKRNLATKISGRYLSITVYPLSFEEYLSFLGETRVSITRKNQLFEHYLKYGGFPRITVESDISLRHDLLTSYYETIYLKDIMMAHNIRSPAYLVDLLYFLISNTGNLLSYTRLGEQIGISTDTVREYIECAYDAYLLYPVLKYDPSVKKQLYNMKKLYCIDTGLINAVSFKFSENAGKILENYVFTTLIRKKESSVFYHRVRYECDFLIQENHRIVSAIQVCTSLENSEVRNREIRGLIEAMDSHPGVPGYILTMNDSEQLEVDDKIIQVMPAFEYAEMLKK, from the coding sequence ATGGATCGAAGAATCCAGGCAGTCCTCGATAGACAGAATCCCTGGTGGTTTGGACGTACCTATAACACGGGACAGAACCGGCTCGGTTCATATCCTGAATTAATCCGGTATCTTGATGCAAGAGAAATTTTGTTTATTCAGGGAGTCAGAAGGAGCGGAAAATCCACCATGATGTTCCAGATGGTGGAGCACCTCATACATCAGGGAACTGATCCTGATTCAATACTTTATATAAATCTCGATGAACCACTCTTCACCGGATGGATGCATGATCCAGGTTTTCTCAATGAACTCATTGAAGAATACCTTGAAAAAATAAATAAACCCCATTATTTTATCTTTATTGATGAAATACAGAATTATGAAGAATGGGTAGGGTCAATAAAGGTTTCATATGATACAAAACCTCAAATTAAATGGACTCTCACCAGTTCCACCTCCTCTCTTTTGAAGAGAAATCTGGCAACGAAGATATCTGGCCGGTATCTTTCAATTACTGTATATCCACTTTCTTTTGAAGAGTATCTCTCATTTCTGGGAGAAACAAGGGTAAGTATTACCAGGAAGAACCAACTTTTTGAACATTATCTGAAGTATGGGGGATTTCCCCGGATCACCGTGGAATCAGATATCTCTCTTCGACATGATCTGCTCACATCGTATTACGAAACTATCTATCTCAAGGACATTATGATGGCACATAACATCAGGAGTCCTGCATATCTTGTGGATCTCCTCTATTTTCTCATCTCCAACACTGGAAATCTGCTTTCATATACACGGCTTGGTGAACAGATTGGAATCTCAACGGATACGGTACGTGAGTATATTGAATGTGCCTATGATGCATATCTCCTCTATCCGGTTCTGAAATATGATCCTTCAGTAAAGAAGCAACTTTACAATATGAAAAAACTCTATTGTATTGATACGGGTCTGATAAATGCAGTATCATTTAAATTTTCAGAGAATGCCGGAAAAATTCTGGAAAATTACGTATTTACTACACTTATCCGCAAGAAAGAGTCTTCTGTTTTTTATCACCGGGTACGATATGAATGTGATTTTTTAATCCAGGAGAATCATCGGATTGTTAGCGCCATTCAGGTATGTACATCTTTGGAAAATTCTGAAGTACGAAATCGTGAAATTCGTGGATTAATCGAGGCCATGGATTCACACCCCGGAGTTCCCGGATATATTCTCACTATGAATGATTCAGAACAGTTAGAGGTGGATGATAAGATCATCCAGGTAATGCCTGCGTTCGAATATGCAGAAATGCTAAAAAAATGA
- a CDS encoding MFS transporter, with translation MKVPGISLSTLIIAVCCGFLTPFDLSAVNIALPTIAGEFSLDAIELSWVSSAYLLASAAFLVPFGRIGDIFGRKKILTGGVILFTLSSMGMIFSASSLMLISFRLIQGVGASMIFGTAVAILTSVTEPTRRGQALGIYTTSVYIGLSAGPFIGGFLTDEFGWKSIFLINVPIGILIIALILFYLKGEWADAAGERFDLKGALIYGSSLTAVMIGFSEIPQVAGFFALGLGIILLALFIWLEHRERYPLIRVSMFRTNRVFACSNVAALINYGSTFAITFFLSLYLQYIRGFDPQEAGFILVTQPVVQAIFSSYAGSLSDRIEPAKISSLGMGIIAVGLVSLSFLSPDTSTIWLMVILAVLGFGFALFSSPNTNAIMSSVEKRYYGIASGTLGTMRLLGQMLSMGIAMMIIAVVVGKVDITPDMTDELMIAMNIGFMVFSVMCFIGIYFSMVRGNVRSD, from the coding sequence ATGAAGGTCCCTGGCATCTCCCTCAGTACCCTTATTATCGCTGTATGCTGTGGGTTTTTAACCCCATTTGATCTATCTGCAGTAAATATTGCCCTTCCGACGATTGCCGGTGAGTTCTCTCTTGATGCGATTGAATTAAGCTGGGTCAGCAGTGCCTATCTTCTGGCATCAGCGGCCTTCCTTGTTCCGTTTGGGAGAATTGGTGATATCTTTGGGAGAAAGAAGATCCTGACCGGTGGGGTAATCCTCTTTACCCTTTCCTCCATGGGGATGATCTTCTCAGCTTCGTCTCTTATGCTCATCAGCTTCCGCCTGATTCAGGGTGTTGGGGCTTCGATGATCTTTGGAACCGCCGTGGCTATTCTGACATCTGTGACCGAACCCACACGACGGGGCCAGGCTCTTGGGATCTACACCACATCAGTGTACATCGGTCTTTCTGCAGGCCCCTTTATCGGAGGCTTTCTGACCGATGAATTCGGATGGAAGAGTATCTTCCTCATTAATGTGCCGATAGGCATCCTTATCATTGCCCTTATCCTCTTCTATCTAAAAGGAGAGTGGGCTGATGCAGCTGGTGAGCGGTTTGATTTGAAAGGGGCTCTCATCTATGGTAGCAGCCTTACTGCGGTGATGATCGGTTTTTCCGAGATCCCCCAGGTCGCTGGATTTTTTGCTCTTGGATTGGGAATCATCCTGCTCGCACTCTTTATCTGGCTTGAGCACCGGGAACGGTATCCGCTGATTCGTGTGTCCATGTTCAGAACAAACCGGGTGTTTGCCTGCTCAAATGTTGCTGCTCTGATAAATTACGGCTCAACTTTCGCGATAACGTTCTTTCTCAGCTTATATTTACAATACATCAGGGGTTTCGACCCGCAGGAGGCCGGGTTTATTCTTGTCACCCAGCCGGTAGTGCAGGCAATCTTCTCATCATATGCCGGTAGTCTTTCAGATAGGATTGAACCTGCGAAAATATCATCTCTGGGCATGGGGATCATTGCTGTGGGACTCGTCTCCTTAAGTTTTCTCTCTCCAGATACTTCCACGATTTGGCTTATGGTAATCCTGGCGGTTCTCGGGTTTGGTTTTGCTCTCTTCTCATCTCCAAATACCAATGCAATCATGAGTTCGGTGGAAAAGCGATATTATGGCATCGCATCCGGGACGTTGGGAACGATGCGGCTGCTCGGGCAGATGCTCTCGATGGGAATAGCGATGATGATAATCGCCGTAGTGGTGGGGAAAGTAGACATTACTCCGGATATGACAGATGAGCTCATGATTGCGATGAATATCGGATTTATGGTCTTTTCTGTGATGTGTTTTATCGGGATATACTTCTCGATGGTCAGGGGAAATGTCCGATCTGATTAA
- the thiM gene encoding hydroxyethylthiazole kinase gives MTLFGSILTDIREKTPLVHHMTNYVTVNDCANITLCIGASPVMAHAEEEVGEMVALAGALVLNIGTLDTLQIDRMFIAAKAAEKYGIPIILDPVGAGATSLRTKTAQRMIQELSISVLKGNAGEIGTLAGKQAQVRGVDSGGVNGDPTEITCGLAERLSCTVVMSGPIDIISDGSRTLLCENGHPYMGRISGTGCMAASVIGSCAAVTQDYLSASATGVSAFGIAGERAAVDAAGPGSFKCRLFDSMASVRSDDVDRYGRIRSV, from the coding sequence ATGACACTTTTTGGATCAATACTTACCGACATCCGGGAAAAAACGCCCCTTGTCCACCATATGACAAACTATGTCACGGTGAATGACTGTGCCAATATCACCCTCTGCATAGGCGCTTCACCGGTCATGGCCCATGCAGAAGAAGAGGTTGGGGAGATGGTTGCACTTGCAGGAGCCCTCGTTCTGAATATCGGCACCCTTGATACCCTCCAGATTGACCGGATGTTTATCGCAGCAAAAGCCGCAGAAAAGTATGGTATTCCTATCATTCTCGATCCGGTCGGTGCTGGAGCAACCAGTTTACGGACGAAAACCGCCCAGAGAATGATCCAGGAGTTGTCCATCTCGGTTCTTAAGGGCAATGCCGGAGAGATTGGGACCCTTGCCGGAAAACAGGCACAGGTTCGTGGAGTAGATTCCGGAGGAGTGAACGGTGATCCAACTGAAATCACCTGTGGTCTTGCAGAGCGACTTTCATGCACCGTCGTTATGAGTGGTCCCATTGACATCATCAGCGATGGTTCCCGGACTCTTCTCTGTGAGAACGGACACCCATATATGGGACGAATCTCCGGGACAGGATGCATGGCTGCATCGGTTATCGGTTCCTGTGCGGCAGTCACACAGGACTATCTCTCTGCATCCGCTACAGGGGTTTCTGCGTTTGGGATTGCCGGGGAGCGGGCTGCTGTGGATGCTGCAGGCCCAGGTTCTTTTAAATGCCGTCTCTTTGACAGCATGGCATCAGTCAGGTCGGACGATGTTGACCGGTATGGCCGGATTCGGTCAGTGTAA
- a CDS encoding ATP-binding protein: MYTFFDRKTELAELNDRFIGPRSEFFIIYGRRRVGKSELINEFIRQNTGLRIQIREGSRKYQLEQFAEAFCEFFEDPFIGKNGFISWDSVFEYLASRSTNRFILAIDEFPYLVKEDRSILSILQYHWDNRLRKTRIFLILSGSSIGMMEDEVLSYRSPLFGRRTGQLLLRSFRFHEVLPIFQDFRKAVEYYAVYGGTPAYILSVDTSETIEDSIEKNLLNPLSYLFREVEFLLRMELVEPRYYFSILLSISRGNNTQHLITNDTGIQKGTVNRYLATLIDLDIIWKEVPAFEDERSRRGRYFFRDNLFSFWFRFIFPNLERAESGSAEQILTESITPYLAQYTGSLFERMVIDLLFYLNGAGKLPFHCVFSSVKRWWHKGEEIDIVGISETDSSVLFCEVKWQDNVNGKKVAFDLKHKAGLITWKEKKRNEMFMIIARSFSSVGDEKNVLFMDLDMLEKLVYS; encoded by the coding sequence ATGTACACTTTTTTCGATAGGAAAACAGAACTGGCTGAGCTCAACGATCGTTTCATCGGTCCACGTTCTGAGTTTTTTATCATCTATGGGAGGAGAAGAGTCGGAAAAAGTGAACTTATCAATGAATTTATCCGTCAGAATACGGGACTGCGCATTCAGATTCGTGAGGGTTCACGAAAATATCAGTTAGAACAATTCGCAGAGGCGTTTTGCGAATTTTTTGAGGATCCATTTATTGGAAAAAATGGTTTCATATCCTGGGATTCAGTCTTTGAATATCTTGCATCCCGCTCGACAAATCGGTTCATTCTGGCAATAGATGAATTTCCCTATCTGGTAAAAGAAGATAGATCAATCCTCTCGATACTCCAGTATCATTGGGACAATAGACTGCGAAAAACCCGTATTTTCCTGATTTTATCCGGTTCATCGATTGGAATGATGGAAGATGAGGTTCTTTCATATCGGAGTCCCTTATTTGGAAGAAGAACCGGACAACTTTTACTCAGGTCATTCCGGTTTCATGAAGTACTACCAATATTTCAGGATTTCAGAAAAGCGGTTGAGTATTATGCGGTGTATGGAGGTACTCCTGCCTACATACTGAGTGTGGATACCAGTGAAACCATTGAGGATTCTATCGAGAAAAATCTGCTCAATCCACTTTCATATCTGTTCAGAGAGGTTGAATTTCTTCTCCGGATGGAACTTGTGGAACCACGATATTATTTTTCAATCCTGCTCTCCATCTCACGGGGAAATAATACTCAACATCTGATTACCAATGATACCGGTATACAGAAAGGTACGGTCAACCGGTATCTTGCAACACTTATTGATCTGGACATCATATGGAAAGAAGTCCCTGCATTTGAGGATGAAAGGAGTAGGAGAGGTCGTTATTTCTTCAGGGACAATTTGTTTTCGTTCTGGTTCAGATTTATATTTCCTAACCTGGAACGTGCTGAAAGTGGATCTGCAGAACAGATTTTGACAGAGAGTATTACTCCCTATCTTGCACAGTACACAGGTTCGTTATTTGAACGAATGGTTATTGACCTGTTGTTTTATCTGAATGGTGCAGGAAAACTTCCTTTTCACTGTGTATTTTCTTCAGTGAAAAGATGGTGGCATAAAGGAGAAGAGATTGATATTGTTGGTATTTCTGAAACAGATTCATCCGTTCTGTTTTGTGAGGTAAAATGGCAGGATAATGTTAATGGAAAAAAGGTGGCTTTTGACCTGAAGCATAAAGCCGGTCTTATAACATGGAAAGAAAAGAAGCGGAATGAGATGTTTATGATCATTGCCAGGTCTTTCTCATCTGTCGGTGATGAGAAAAACGTATTATTCATGGATCTTGATATGCTTGAAAAACTCGTTTATTCATGA
- a CDS encoding aminotransferase class V-fold PLP-dependent enzyme → MHEPAVKKTLYWCEHCNVPLIGRTCSCGNEAKTIPLLQPYDLRPALSADRDHIIHLLTSQYGDIPVPKVILLNKTGGYDRAELVIINGQRFGWFTFDPVTKTYSLDITPEALPFLVPHITKGIIDLTAHIDLKAEKGRIGGKRFPLKEPVPDGSVIVTANGKYGTAIVKEGYIKVKELLPITPSTYPDPDWEAVITHNTYHLKNLERNAVRTIKSHMKDRPTVNVSFSGGKDSTAVLHLARKAGVEKAFFIDTGLEFPETIRFIEEQGVEIIRKGGDFWQAVEKAGPPGKDNRWCCKLLKLHPLKIYLADTGPCVTIQGNRWYESWNRAGLDETSQNPANPLQLNISPIRSWRAFEVFLYLWWRKIPLNPLYERGIERIGCYLCPAMLESEYDSIRKTHPDFTERWDAFLQRWADKKQMPDAYTDWGLWRWRALPPKMRELCRNMGVHVNNDFTLAPTKERKKKQQSQNGSPIEQKRAEVGLELDDLIRAIRHDYPILGDVVYLDNAATSCSPEPVVEAMVEFEHRYRSNVGRGVHRFTRIATQRYWHAHEKVAEFIGAQGGITVFTKNTTEAINMVAHGLSWTPGNRVVTTILEHHSNLLPWRSLEKQGVTLDIVGIRPDYSLDMDAFRKMLEKPVRLVAITQASNVLGIITPVHEIAALCREKGVLLLIDGAQAAPHMPVNVSSIGCDFYCFSGHKLGGPTGTGVLWMKEPLLTPLMQGGGTVESVTGDDVVLIQGYEQYEAGTPNIAGGIGLGVAVDYLRKIGMDTIHSHEEDLTSRLIEGLHTIERVRVYASGNPETRIGVVSFTVEEMHPHEIAQRLDEHDILVRSGHHCCQPLMNALNLPDGTVRVSIAHYNTREEIDLFLATLKEIIAGSSPGNPLRS, encoded by the coding sequence ATGCACGAGCCGGCTGTGAAAAAAACACTGTACTGGTGTGAACACTGCAATGTTCCCCTGATCGGACGAACCTGCAGCTGCGGCAATGAAGCAAAAACCATCCCTCTCCTTCAGCCCTATGATCTCCGGCCTGCTCTCTCGGCTGATCGGGATCACATCATCCACTTATTAACATCCCAATACGGCGACATTCCTGTCCCGAAAGTAATTCTGTTAAATAAGACCGGGGGATATGATCGTGCAGAACTTGTTATCATCAATGGGCAGCGGTTTGGCTGGTTTACGTTTGATCCGGTGACAAAAACCTATTCACTTGATATCACCCCTGAAGCTCTGCCATTTCTGGTCCCCCACATAACAAAAGGAATCATTGACCTGACTGCTCATATCGATCTGAAGGCTGAAAAAGGGAGAATCGGCGGAAAACGATTCCCCCTGAAAGAACCGGTCCCGGATGGATCAGTCATTGTCACGGCAAATGGGAAGTACGGGACAGCCATTGTGAAAGAGGGATATATCAAAGTAAAAGAACTCCTCCCGATTACCCCCTCCACCTATCCGGACCCTGACTGGGAAGCGGTCATTACTCACAATACGTATCATCTGAAGAACCTGGAGCGGAACGCGGTCAGGACCATTAAAAGTCACATGAAAGACCGGCCCACGGTCAATGTATCGTTTTCCGGTGGAAAGGACAGCACGGCAGTTCTTCACCTGGCACGAAAAGCCGGAGTGGAGAAGGCATTTTTTATCGATACCGGACTTGAGTTCCCCGAAACCATCCGATTCATCGAGGAGCAGGGGGTTGAGATCATCAGGAAGGGTGGTGACTTCTGGCAGGCGGTGGAGAAAGCAGGACCCCCTGGCAAGGACAACCGGTGGTGTTGTAAACTTCTCAAATTACACCCACTAAAGATATATCTTGCAGACACCGGCCCCTGTGTCACCATTCAGGGAAACCGCTGGTATGAGTCATGGAACCGGGCCGGTCTTGATGAGACCAGTCAGAATCCGGCAAATCCCCTGCAGCTGAATATATCCCCCATCCGGAGCTGGAGGGCCTTTGAAGTATTCCTCTATCTCTGGTGGCGGAAGATCCCATTAAACCCCCTGTATGAACGAGGGATTGAGCGAATCGGGTGTTATCTCTGTCCTGCCATGCTTGAAAGTGAATATGACTCTATCCGAAAGACACATCCGGATTTCACCGAGCGGTGGGATGCATTTCTTCAGAGGTGGGCTGACAAGAAACAGATGCCGGACGCCTATACTGACTGGGGTCTGTGGCGATGGCGGGCACTCCCTCCTAAGATGCGTGAGTTATGCAGGAACATGGGAGTCCATGTCAATAATGATTTCACCCTGGCACCAACGAAGGAGAGAAAGAAGAAGCAGCAAAGCCAGAACGGCTCTCCTATAGAGCAGAAGAGAGCAGAAGTAGGACTGGAGTTGGATGATCTAATCCGTGCAATCAGGCATGATTATCCCATCCTTGGAGATGTCGTATACCTGGATAATGCTGCGACCAGTTGTTCGCCTGAACCGGTTGTTGAGGCCATGGTTGAATTTGAGCACCGGTACAGGTCAAATGTCGGAAGAGGGGTTCATCGGTTTACCCGGATAGCGACCCAGCGGTACTGGCATGCCCATGAAAAGGTAGCCGAATTCATCGGGGCACAGGGCGGCATTACGGTCTTTACAAAAAATACCACCGAAGCGATAAACATGGTCGCTCATGGCCTCAGCTGGACTCCTGGTAACCGGGTTGTCACGACCATCCTTGAACATCACTCAAACCTCCTGCCCTGGAGATCACTTGAGAAGCAGGGTGTCACCCTTGATATCGTCGGCATACGTCCGGATTATTCCCTGGACATGGATGCATTCCGGAAGATGCTGGAAAAACCGGTCAGACTTGTGGCAATTACCCAGGCATCAAATGTTCTCGGCATCATTACCCCGGTGCATGAGATAGCTGCCTTGTGCAGGGAAAAAGGAGTGCTTCTTCTCATCGACGGAGCTCAGGCAGCCCCCCATATGCCGGTGAATGTATCGTCAATCGGATGTGATTTCTACTGCTTTTCCGGGCATAAACTAGGCGGGCCGACCGGGACTGGTGTTCTCTGGATGAAAGAACCCCTACTGACTCCCCTGATGCAGGGGGGTGGAACCGTTGAATCGGTTACCGGTGACGATGTTGTACTGATACAGGGTTATGAGCAATACGAAGCGGGTACACCCAACATCGCCGGAGGCATCGGATTAGGCGTTGCAGTTGATTACCTCAGGAAAATCGGGATGGACACGATCCATTCCCATGAAGAAGATCTTACCAGCCGCCTGATTGAAGGCCTCCATACCATCGAGAGAGTCCGGGTATATGCATCAGGAAACCCCGAAACCAGAATAGGGGTTGTTTCATTCACCGTTGAAGAGATGCATCCCCATGAGATAGCTCAACGACTGGATGAGCATGATATTCTGGTCAGGTCAGGACATCACTGCTGCCAGCCGCTGATGAATGCCCTGAATCTGCCAGATGGAACGGTTCGGGTCAGTATTGCACATTACAATACCAGAGAGGAGATCGATCTCTTCCTTGCTACTCTGAAAGAGATTATCGCCGGTTCTTCACCAGGTAATCCGCTCAGGTCGTGA
- a CDS encoding formate dehydrogenase accessory sulfurtransferase FdhD has protein sequence MKILDLSSEHLSGSPKDAASLLCDEEPVAIFINGRHISTVLLGSGNIREYVTGYLFTEQYIKTADEIESIRVEKNRASVLTTNIFSSPGPKKTILSGCGGAVSYIDPGKLPVLTGTFTIPASTIAPTIAHFMANEERQPGLVVSALYRPPQCLMFRQDIGDDQVTDRMIGAGLIGKIDFSSTYCLCSHTVTSETVRKCLMAGIPVLLTTGHCTRLAAQIGQKNGLCIGIIQDTRLLILSRPERITW, from the coding sequence ATGAAAATTCTTGATCTCTCATCAGAGCATCTGTCCGGTTCCCCGAAGGATGCTGCTTCACTTTTGTGTGATGAGGAACCGGTTGCGATATTCATCAATGGCAGGCATATCTCAACAGTTCTTCTTGGTTCCGGAAACATCCGTGAATATGTGACCGGTTATCTCTTTACTGAGCAGTATATCAAAACCGCCGATGAAATTGAGTCAATACGGGTTGAAAAAAACCGTGCCAGTGTTCTCACGACAAATATATTCTCAAGCCCCGGCCCGAAAAAAACAATTCTATCCGGATGCGGCGGTGCTGTCTCGTATATCGATCCTGGTAAACTTCCTGTTCTGACTGGGACCTTTACCATCCCTGCTTCAACCATTGCACCCACAATCGCTCATTTCATGGCCAATGAGGAGAGACAACCGGGCCTGGTTGTATCAGCTCTATACCGGCCTCCTCAATGCCTCATGTTCCGGCAGGATATCGGCGATGATCAGGTGACAGACCGGATGATTGGCGCAGGACTCATCGGAAAAATTGATTTCTCATCAACCTATTGTCTCTGTTCACATACCGTAACTTCTGAAACCGTCCGAAAATGCCTGATGGCCGGGATCCCGGTTCTCCTCACGACCGGACATTGCACACGTCTTGCGGCTCAAATAGGTCAGAAAAACGGGCTATGTATTGGTATCATACAGGATACCCGATTATTGATACTATCACGACCTGAGCGGATTACCTGGTGA
- a CDS encoding tetratricopeptide repeat protein: MILNGNVSPVTLSILCIIFLLVSGASASPAEIEKLLAEGVDMYNSGDRDTALQLFESVVLTDPSWPYGWLWKGTVLADMGRDMEAEDAFKTGRCLLNPDACDDSSSPPLSEVRELFGAERIKYPVDANNGESIVSHHQGSDPGYVVISDPVQLEREGDRFMESGKYDAALQSYLLAEQIDPGNPTYSRKTGDAYRAKGDFHSALDAWNRSLQNETDPGMSDGLRKKRSRAFSTLNMPDKAIQELEGLKFSGNDPLVYSYMGELYSKLQDYRHAEESFQNSLSFDPKNIDASLGLAEARMRQGKMAKAKETLDSIPKSALTPDQTNLLERLKREYTYYQQDKTSDLSFLFSHPELYILTALGIFGIFYFRDKIFR, from the coding sequence ATGATTCTTAATGGGAACGTTTCACCGGTCACTCTTTCGATTCTCTGTATTATTTTTCTCCTCGTATCCGGGGCTTCTGCATCACCCGCTGAAATTGAAAAATTACTTGCCGAAGGTGTTGATATGTATAACTCCGGTGATCGGGACACTGCTCTTCAGTTATTTGAATCGGTAGTTCTGACTGATCCTTCCTGGCCCTATGGATGGCTCTGGAAGGGTACAGTCCTGGCTGACATGGGGAGAGATATGGAGGCTGAAGATGCCTTTAAAACCGGGAGATGCCTTCTCAATCCTGATGCCTGTGATGACTCATCTTCTCCTCCTTTATCAGAAGTCCGTGAGTTGTTTGGTGCTGAGCGGATAAAATATCCGGTTGATGCCAATAACGGTGAAAGCATAGTCTCTCACCATCAGGGATCTGATCCCGGATACGTGGTCATTTCAGATCCTGTGCAATTGGAAAGAGAAGGGGATCGGTTCATGGAATCAGGAAAGTATGATGCAGCTCTTCAATCTTATCTCCTTGCAGAACAGATTGATCCCGGAAATCCTACTTATTCCAGAAAAACAGGTGATGCCTACCGGGCAAAAGGGGATTTTCATTCTGCGCTTGATGCCTGGAATCGTTCCCTTCAAAATGAAACAGATCCGGGAATGTCTGATGGTCTTCGAAAGAAGAGGTCTCGTGCATTCTCTACCCTGAATATGCCGGATAAAGCCATTCAGGAACTTGAAGGGCTGAAATTTTCCGGTAATGATCCTCTGGTGTACAGTTATATGGGCGAGTTATATTCCAAATTACAGGACTATAGACATGCAGAAGAATCGTTTCAAAATAGCCTCTCGTTCGATCCGAAAAATATTGACGCTTCCCTGGGTCTTGCTGAGGCACGGATGCGTCAGGGAAAGATGGCGAAAGCAAAAGAGACTCTTGATTCTATCCCAAAATCAGCTCTCACTCCGGATCAGACGAATCTTTTAGAGAGATTAAAGAGAGAGTATACATACTATCAACAGGATAAAACGTCGGATCTCTCTTTTCTATTCAGCCATCCGGAGTTATATATACTCACTGCTCTCGGTATCTTTGGTATTTTTTATTTCAGGGATAAAATTTTCAGATAA